The following nucleotide sequence is from Vitis vinifera cultivar Pinot Noir 40024 chromosome 14, ASM3070453v1.
CCTCAAAGGTCTAATGATAAAACGCCGCACACCATCAACGAACTCAGTCACATTGTAATATGAAGCTAAAGAATCGATATTTTCGGACACAGTTGCATAAAATTTTTCTGTATAAGTATCTATCAATTCTGGAACTTGATTCTCATCCATCCACCTTTTGAGTCCAATTCTCTCCGCATAATTGCTTTCCTCCAAATGGGCCTTCAGCGAAATGACTGCGTCTTTCCCCTCAATCCCAATCTTATAAGAAAACAACACAAGTCCAAATAGTGACCCAATAATCATGAAGGTGATGAGTCCAACTGCAGCAATTATCTTCAATTTCTCACGCATTCTTGAAGTAATATACCGGCTGATTTTACTCCACATGGATCTATTTTCATTGGAAAAACTTCTATTGCCGCGCCGAACAGATGAAATTGAAGAGAGAGTCCGAGCGACTCCATAGGTGAATAGATTTCCACGACCAGTGACGTACACCAAAAAGCAAGGTATGGCAATGGCAGGAACAGAGGCTAGGCCAATGCGTTCGTGGACAATGACAAAGAGGCCGAAGGAGACGAGCCATTCCATGAGCTTGAAGAACCCGACCTTCCCATTACGGCGGCGAGGCGGGGAGCGGTTGCGGAAGAGGCGAAGGAGGGCGGCCTGGGAGTCGATGAGAGAGCCGGTTGTGGCGCGGAGGACGGCAATGGGAATGGCCATGAAAGTCTCGAAGAGGCCCAGATTGAGAGGGTGAGACCAGAAGGACACAAGGGCCCTCTGGACCTCGCGTAAGGGCACGGAACAGAGGATTGCCCATTGAATTGGGCGCCAGTAGCCTTGTAGAAGCTTCGCCAACCCAAAGAGAAGAGCCAGAGAGAGAACCAACCCTGCATGCGACATGGCCACGTAGATTGCCAGACGCACCTGAGGGTCCTTGGACGATGCCGTCCTTGTCTTTCCTCCTCCGCTTCGGCTTCTGcttttgcttcttctccttctcctttcaTTCTGTTGCTGTTCTTCTTCCCCcccttcatcatcatcatcctcttGCTCTGGTTCTGGCACGCTGTGTTTTCCGCTTTTGCTGATACGGTGTCGTTTCGTTTCCAGAGAACATTTTGGATGCGTCTCCGACATTTTGGTGGGGGGTTTTCATGTCAAGATTGACTCTGTTTTCAGTGTGATTTAGGAACGACGAATTTACGCCACTCAGAGACAGATCCGGTGCTCCAATGGAATTTTTGGAAACacttttgtttttgtgttttggcAACAAGCAAAGTATTTCTCAAAACGGTTTTGTTGGTGATCGAATCCAAACTTGGGTTGGCCTTATTGCCTTggtaaaaaaaaccataaatacACGTCATTACTTCATtcccttttaaccaattaaatCCTTTGA
It contains:
- the LOC100250975 gene encoding uncharacterized protein LOC100250975, producing the protein MSETHPKCSLETKRHRISKSGKHSVPEPEQEDDDDEGGEEEQQQNERRRRRSKSRSRSGGGKTRTASSKDPQVRLAIYVAMSHAGLVLSLALLFGLAKLLQGYWRPIQWAILCSVPLREVQRALVSFWSHPLNLGLFETFMAIPIAVLRATTGSLIDSQAALLRLFRNRSPPRRRNGKVGFFKLMEWLVSFGLFVIVHERIGLASVPAIAIPCFLVYVTGRGNLFTYGVARTLSSISSVRRGNRSFSNENRSMWSKISRYITSRMREKLKIIAAVGLITFMIIGSLFGLVLFSYKIGIEGKDAVISLKAHLEESNYAERIGLKRWMDENQVPELIDTYTEKFYATVSENIDSLASYYNVTEFVDGVRRFIIRPLRSPHGSSVPEEVRYGPLSEKLSLIQSGVWNREWKVIYRDIDGVFREFVSVIAWEDLMEKTKAFLLQSLDVSKQVLASGTMVLTGGANMLFSMAVLIVSGAAELLNFISQLMVFLWLLYYLITTDSGGVMDHVLGMLPLSKSTRDRCAQVLDNAVSSVLLASAKVALFQGCFTYLLFRFYCIHFLYMSTFLAVMSSVLPITPAWLSSIPAAAQLAMEAKYIEAISLTAIHLILLDYGTTAIQDEIPGQNAYLTGLSILGGIALFPSVLEGAIMGPLLMTVMIALKNLYVEFVLASDLPTNQSSNPTL